The DNA window CTGTGCCTACCCGACAGAGACTTTTTATGGGCTGGGGGTTGATATCTCCAACGAGGCGGCGATCAAACGTCTTTTCGATTTCAAGAGGCGTGATTATGGAAATCCGATTGCCGTGATTGTCTCCGATCGTACCATGTTGGCGAATTATGTTCGCGAGATCCCTGAGAAGGCGCTACTCTTGATCGATCTCTTTTGGCCCGGACCCCTGACGATCCTTTTTCGGACGAATGGGAAGATCTCGGATCAACTGACAACCAACACCGGCAAGATTGGAATCCGCATCTCTTCCCATCCTGTGGCAACAGCGATCGTGCGTACCCTCGGCAGGCCACTTTCCACCACGTCAGCCAATCTCTCTGGCTTTCCGCCGTCAACGCATCCGAAGCATATTCGGAACTACTTTGGTGAAAAGATTGATTTGATAATTGATGGAGGAGAACTCCCCCCCTCAAACGGCTCGACCGTTGTGGATGTCACCGAGGAGAAACTGTCCGTTATTCGTGAGGGAGTCATTCCTGTCGAAATGATCTTCAAGCATTTTGAAAATGAGGAGGCGGTTTGAAAACAACTTTGCCGGTGGAGGGGGCGACGCGAGCCCCTAAGATTGTCCCGTTTCGCGGGCTTCTTTATCATCAGGAGAAGGCAGGGGATCCCTCCCGGTTTGTTGCCCCTCCTTATGACGTGATCTCTCCGACACAACAGGAGCGTCTTTACGCAAGAGACCCTCACAATGTTGTTCGCCTCATTTTGGGGAAGCAACATCCGGAGGACACCGAACAGGAGAACCGCTACACCCGTGCGGCGGCCGATCTCAAAAAATGGATCCAAGAAGGGGTTTTGGTTCGGGACGAGAAGCCGGCTCTTTACCTCTATGAGCAGGAATTTGTCCTACAGGGGAAGAAGCGAAAGAGGAGGGGTCTGATCACCCTCCGGAGGCTCGAGGATTTTGGGCAGTCGATCCATCGACACGAAAAGACCCTGGAAGGACCCAAGCGGGATCGGTTTCAGCTCATCACCCATTGTCATGCCAACTTAAGTCCCATCTTTTCCCTCTATGAGGATCCGCAAAAAGAGGTCGTTTCCCTGCTGGATCCCCATTACAAGACCGCTCCGTTTTTGGAGGTGGTGGACGATGACCAGACTTTTCACCGTCTCTGGCGGCTTACTGAGTCGGCCCTTCTGAAAAAAGTTTCGGAGAGACTTGCCGCGAAAGGGATGTTCATTGCCGATGGACATCATCGCTACGAAATTGGGCTTGCTTACCGGGATTGGATGAAAAAAAAATATCCGGAGGCAGGCGATCAAGCCCCCTTTTACTACATCATGATGTTTTGTGCCGAGATCTCTGATCCGGGCCTTATTATTCTTCCAACGCATCGACTGGTTCTTCGTCCGAACCTTGATTCCACCACCCTCATTTCAAGGCTCCGGGAGAGGTTCAAAGTTCATTCCTTTTCAAAAGAGCGCCTCGGCCTTTTTTTACAGGACTTCGGAGCAAAGGCCGATCGTCGCGGATTCGGAGTTGTTTTGGGACAAGAAGCGACCCCCTACCATTTTATAGAACTGCCGCCTTCCGATCTTCTTGACGTCCAGTCGGTCCATCAATCGGTTTTGAGAGAGATCCTGGGCTTTACCGAGGAGGATGAAAAGAATCCGGAACGGATTGCCTATGTTAAGGATCAGCAGGAACTGCTCTCCCTCGTGGAGAGAGAGCCGGACGATTTTGGGATTCTCCTTTCAGCCCCCTCTCCAGCGGAGGTGTTTCGAGTGGCCCAAAAAGGAACGGTTCTTCCTCCCAAAAGCACCTATTTTTTTCCAAAGCTTCTTTCGGGGCTCGTTTTTAATCCGATTGATCCGGAGGAAGAGGTCATAATCTGAAAGCGGAGTTCAGAAACCTTGAGTGAGGGGATCTCTTTTTTGATCCGTTCGATCAAGGTCGATTGCAGAAAGATCAGTTCATTGGCGAGTGTTGAATGGACCACTCCGATTTTTAATTTACCTTCTTTGATCGAGAGGGGACGGGTCTGTCGGGCAAGCGGCGCCCCCACAATTTGCTCCCAAAGGTCGTCGAGGGACCAAATAATTGACTTTTGATCAGGCACTGTTTGATGCATGGCATTGGGTAGAATCTCCTTGATTGACAACAACTTGGGAAGCCTTTTTCGCATTGACAAGGGAGAGTAAAATACAGATACTTCCGGGAGTCAATCTATGAACAAAAAAGAACTTAAACGGTTCAAGGAGATCTTGCAGGAGCGCCAGAATGAGCTTCGCAAGATGGCTGAATCAACAAAAGATCAGGGGATCGGTTTCTCGACGGACGATCTTGCGGATGAGGTTGATCTCGCCTCCTCGGAGTCGGATCAATCAATGGTTCTCCGTCTTCGTGATCGTGAGAGGGTCCTCTTCAAAAAGATTGAAAAGGCGCTGCAGAAGATCGAGGCGGGGGAATACGGTGTCTGCGAGCGCTGCGGTGAGGATATTGGCCTTAAGCGGCTCGAGGCACGTCCCGTCACGGATCTCTGTATCCGTTGTAAGGAAGAGGAAGAGCGGGTTGAGCGGACCTTCGCTGAGTAATTTTTTTAAGTCTCATTCAAAAGAAGAGAAGGCCAACTATGGGATGGGCTGTTTCCCTTTGGGGGGCGTGAAATCGGCAAGTAGAGCTGTTCTTTGG is part of the Deltaproteobacteria bacterium genome and encodes:
- a CDS encoding DUF721 domain-containing protein — translated: MRKRLPKLLSIKEILPNAMHQTVPDQKSIIWSLDDLWEQIVGAPLARQTRPLSIKEGKLKIGVVHSTLANELIFLQSTLIERIKKEIPSLKVSELRFQIMTSSSGSIGLKTSPERSFGKK
- the dksA gene encoding RNA polymerase-binding protein DksA; this encodes MNKKELKRFKEILQERQNELRKMAESTKDQGIGFSTDDLADEVDLASSESDQSMVLRLRDRERVLFKKIEKALQKIEAGEYGVCERCGEDIGLKRLEARPVTDLCIRCKEEEERVERTFAE
- a CDS encoding threonylcarbamoyl-AMP synthase, with amino-acid sequence MSHILKIDSENPDESLVREAVGMIREGAICAYPTETFYGLGVDISNEAAIKRLFDFKRRDYGNPIAVIVSDRTMLANYVREIPEKALLLIDLFWPGPLTILFRTNGKISDQLTTNTGKIGIRISSHPVATAIVRTLGRPLSTTSANLSGFPPSTHPKHIRNYFGEKIDLIIDGGELPPSNGSTVVDVTEEKLSVIREGVIPVEMIFKHFENEEAV
- a CDS encoding DUF1015 domain-containing protein, which produces MKTTLPVEGATRAPKIVPFRGLLYHQEKAGDPSRFVAPPYDVISPTQQERLYARDPHNVVRLILGKQHPEDTEQENRYTRAAADLKKWIQEGVLVRDEKPALYLYEQEFVLQGKKRKRRGLITLRRLEDFGQSIHRHEKTLEGPKRDRFQLITHCHANLSPIFSLYEDPQKEVVSLLDPHYKTAPFLEVVDDDQTFHRLWRLTESALLKKVSERLAAKGMFIADGHHRYEIGLAYRDWMKKKYPEAGDQAPFYYIMMFCAEISDPGLIILPTHRLVLRPNLDSTTLISRLRERFKVHSFSKERLGLFLQDFGAKADRRGFGVVLGQEATPYHFIELPPSDLLDVQSVHQSVLREILGFTEEDEKNPERIAYVKDQQELLSLVEREPDDFGILLSAPSPAEVFRVAQKGTVLPPKSTYFFPKLLSGLVFNPIDPEEEVII